In Rhodococcus pseudokoreensis, the DNA window GCAGGGCGTCGGGTACGTCTACCGGATCCTCGATCTCGACACCCTCGGCATGGGCGTCGAGGGACTGCCACGGCTCCTCGACGCCGCCAGGCTCCTCGGATTCAACGGGCTCAACATCACGCATCCCTGCAAGCAGGCGATCATTCCGCTGCTCGACGACCTGTCCGACGACGCCCGCAAACTCGGCGCGGTCAACACGGTCCACATCGACGGCGGACGCCTGATCGGCCACAACACCGACTGGTCCGGCTTCGCCCGCAACATGGACGAGGGCCTCGAAGGCGCGCCCATGAACCGTGTCGTGCAACTCGGGGCGGGCGGGGCCGGGGCGGCCGTCGCCTACGCCGCCCTCACCCGGGGCGTCGGACACTTCACGATCATCGACGCCGACGCCACGCGCTCGACGGCACTGCGCGACTCGCTCGCCGCACTGTTCCCGGACCGGAAGATCGTGGCAGGCGACCTCGCCGCGACTCCCGCCGCGGTCGGTGCCGCCCAGGGCCTCATCCACGCGACGCCGCTCGGCATGGCGCACCATCCCGGCATGGCGCTCGACGCCGCGCTGCTGCGCCCCGACCTGTGGGTCGCGGACGTCGTCTACCGTCCGGCCGAGACCGAACTCCTCCGCCGCGCCCGCGAGATCGGCGCCCGGACTCTCAGCGGAATCGGCATGACCATCGGTCAGGCCGTCGACTCCTTCCGGATCTTCACCGGCCTCGAACCGGACGCCCAGCGGATGCGTGAGTACATGGGTCTGCTGTTGCAGGCGGAGGACGCCGCCGCGCTCGCGGGCGCGTAAGAGCCCCGCCTGCCACCGTGGCGCAGACTGTCACGGTGAGGTTATTGCTGCTGGCCGACACTCATGTCCCGAAACGGGCGCGAGACCTGCCCGTCCGGGTGTGGGACGAGGTCGACCGCGCCGACGTGGTGATCCACGCCGGCGACTGGGTCGACCTGCCCACATTCGAGGCGCTGCGGTCGCGCTCGGCGCGGCTCGTGGCGTGCTGGGGCAACAACGACGGCGACGACCTGCGCGCCC includes these proteins:
- a CDS encoding shikimate dehydrogenase translates to MTSRDLDAPNARPSYLCGLIGTGISKSLTPPLHEAEGRAQGVGYVYRILDLDTLGMGVEGLPRLLDAARLLGFNGLNITHPCKQAIIPLLDDLSDDARKLGAVNTVHIDGGRLIGHNTDWSGFARNMDEGLEGAPMNRVVQLGAGGAGAAVAYAALTRGVGHFTIIDADATRSTALRDSLAALFPDRKIVAGDLAATPAAVGAAQGLIHATPLGMAHHPGMALDAALLRPDLWVADVVYRPAETELLRRAREIGARTLSGIGMTIGQAVDSFRIFTGLEPDAQRMREYMGLLLQAEDAAALAGA